Sequence from the Guyparkeria hydrothermalis genome:
AATCGACCCCGCCGGTGGCCTCGGGAAAACCCCAGTCGGCCGCATCCGCGCGGTCGTGCGCCAGGTTGGCGGCATACCACATGACCTTCTTCGGCACGCAACCGACGTTGACGCAGGTGCCGCCGAGGGCGGTGGGCTCGATGACGGCAACGTTCTTGCCGTACTGCGCGGCGCGCTCGGCCACGGCCAGGCCGCCGGAGCCGCCGCCGAGGACGATCATGTTGAAATGCTTGCCACTCATGGATGCCTCCAGGAAGGATTGATGACTGGGTGTCGTCAGGCTTTCGTATGCCGGCGCGAGTGCCCGCGGCATGCGAAAGCCGGCCCGGGAACCCCGGGCCGGTGATGCGTCGCTATGGGGAAGCGATCAGTAGCCCTGCTGCTTGAGCCAGGCCTCGACTTCCTCGCTGCCGCCGACCTTCTGGCCGTCGACGTAGCATTGCGGCACGGTTTCGGTCTGGGCGACGGCGCGCAGGGCGCGCAGGTTCACGTCGTCACCGACGACGATCTCGTCGAACTCGAGACCGGCGTCGTGCAGCATGCCCTTGGCGCGGGCGCAGAACGGGCAGCCCTTGCGGGTGAACAGCATGATCGAGTGCGGCTTCTTGGCGTTCGGAGCCAGCCAGTCGAGCATGGTGTCCGCGTCGGAGACCTCGTACGGGTCACCCGGCTTCTCCGGCTCGATGAACATCTTCTCGATCGTGCCGTCCTTGACGACCATGGAGTAGCGCCAGGAGCGCTTGCCGAAGCCGAGGTCGTCCTTGTCGACCAGCATGCCCATGCCGTCGGTGAAGTCGCCGTTGCCGTCCGGCAGGAAGCGGATGCGGTCGGCGTCCTGGTCTTCGGCCCACTCGTTCATGACGAAGGCGTCGTTGACCGAGATGCAGACGATCTCGTCGACACCATTCTCCTTGAAGACCGGCGCGAGCTCGTTGAAGCGCGGCACGTGGCTCGAGGAGCAGGTCGGGGTGAACGCGCCCGGCAGGGAGAAGACCGCGACGGTCTTGCCCTTGAAGATCTCGTCGGAGGTCACGTTGACCCAGTCGTGGTTCTGGCGGGTGCGGAAGGTGACGTTGGGTACCTTCTGGCCTTCACGGTTCTCCAGCATGCGGAATCTCCTTAAGGTCTGGGTTGAATCAAACGAACGTAAAAACCGGGGCGGGATGCCGGGGCATCTCGCCGACGGAAATCATGGGGACGAAACGTTAAAAAACAATCACGGCCCGGTGGGGCGGCCGCGGCGTGCGAGCCGCGACACAACAGGGGAGAGCATAGTCGAGCTGTTCGATCGAGGGAAATAGACTTTCCCCATGTTTTCGATAGCTAAATTCTATTGAGCTGGGCGGCGAGCGCCACGGCCGGGCGAGTGCTCGGGTCACTCGGCCGGCGGTACCTGCTCGAGCGCCCAGAGAGATTCGAGCGGTTCGCGACGGCGGATCTCGTGGCAGGTGTCGCCGTCGACCAGCACTTCGGCGGCCCGCGGGCGGGTGTTGTAGTTGGAAGCCATGGAGAAGCCGTAGGCCCCGGCCCCGAGCACGGCCAGCAGGTCACCCTCGCCCAGCTCGAACGGGCGATCGTGGCCGAGGAAATCGCCGGTCTCGCAGATCGGGCCGACGATCTCCCAGGTTGCCTCAAGGCGGTCGCCGTCACCGCGGCCGGCCGACACGATCGCCATGTCGCTGCCGTAGAGTGCCGGGCGCATCAGGTCGTTCATCGCCGCATCGATGATCGCGAACGACTTGTGCCGCCCCGGCTTGAGGTATTCCACCCGGGTGACCAGTGCGCCGGCCGGCCCGGCGATGAAGCGCCCCGGTTCGATCCAGATCGGCAGATCGTGGGCGAGCGGGTCGGCATCGACCACCGAGCGAATCGCCTCGATCCAGTCGGCCGCCGGCGGCGGGTTCTCGTCGGTGTAGCGAATGCCGAGGCCGCCGCCGAGATCGAGATGCTTGAGCTCGATGCCGCGTTCGGCCAGCCGGTGGGCGAGCTTCATCACCCGTTCGGCCGCATCGCGGAACGGGCTGACGTCGGTCAGCTGCGAGCCGATGTGGCAGTCGATCCCGACGATCTCCAGCGACGGCTGGGTATGGGCCCACTCGTACAGCGGCAGGGCCTCGTCGATGGCGATGCCGAACTTGTTGTCCTTCAGCCCGGTGGAAATGTAGGGGTGGGTGCGGGCATCGACATCCGGGTTGACGCGCAGGGAGATCGGTGCGATTCGCTGCATTTCGCTCGCGATTTCGGCAATGCGGCGCAATTCGGCCTCGGATTCGACGTTGAGGCAACCGATGCCCGCCGCCAGCGCGCCGCGGATCTCGTCGGCCGACTTGCCCACGCCGGAGAACACCGTCTTGGCCGGGTCGCCGCCGGCCGCCTGCACGCGCGCCAGCTCGCCGTAGGAGACGATGTCGAAGCCGGCGCCCAGCCGGGCCAGCACGCTGAGGATGCCGATGTTGCTGTTGGCCTTGACCGCGTAGCAGATGCGGTGGGCGCGCTCACCGAAGGCGTCGGTGAGGGCGTTGAAGGCCGACTCGATCGCCGCCCGCGAGTAGACATAGGTGGGCGAACCGAACTGGTCGACGATCGCGCTGGCGGTGACCTGTTCGATTTGCAGATCACCGTTGGCGGTGCGAGAGAAGAACGGCGGGAGATCGGTCTGGGGCACGGCGTGGCTCCGGGGTCAGTCCTGTTCGGTGGTGGTCGGGGAGGTGTCGGTCTCGGCCGGCTTGTCAGCCGGCTGCTCGTCGGGAAGATAGAGCGGTCCCTTCTGACCGCAGCCGGTCAGGCAGAGGGTGGCCAACAGCAGCCCTGCGCCGAGTTGGCGTGAGAGCGTGGGGATCGGCAACAAGCGTGACATGCGGACTCCCGGGCCCGACGGGCCGTGTGCAGATGAATGACGAGGGTTCGGTCGCTGGCGCCCGATTATGCCTCAAGCGATCCGCGCTGTGGTCGTTGCGGGCTCACGGTGCCTGCAGGCAGGCGATGAAGAACCCGTCACAACCGTGTCGGTCCGGGCGCAGCCGCACCCAGCCGTCCCGGGTGATCGCATCATCCGGCAGGCCGATGTCGCCGGGGATGACCGCCTGCCAGCCGGGATGCCCGGCGAGAAAGTCGGCGACGACGGCCTCGTTCTCCGCCGGCCACAGGCTGCAGGTCGCATAGATGAGCCGCCCGCCCGGGCGAGTGACGGCCGCGCCCTGTTCCAGCAGTTGTCGCTGGGTGGTCGCGAGATCCGGCCAGTCGATAGCCGCCCAGCGCAACTCGGGATGGCGTCGCCAGGTGCCCGAGCCGCTGCAGGGCGCGTCGATCAGCACGTGGTCGAACTGGCCGAGTGCATCCGGCAGGGGGCGGGTGGCGTCCGCGGCGTGCAACTTGAGGTCGAGGTCGCCGTGGCGACGGGCGCGGGCGCGCAGGCGCTCCAGTCGGTCGGCATGCAGGTCGCAGGCAGTCAGGTCCAGGTTGCCGTCAGTCTCGTCCAGCAGCCCCAGGCTCTTGCCGCCGGCGCCGGCGCACAGGTCGAGAATCCGGTCGCCCGCCTGCGCGCCGACGGCGCGGACTACCCACTGGCTACCGGCATCCTGGATCTCGAACGCCCCCCGCTCGAAGGCGGGCAGGCGTGTCAGGCGGGCTGGCCGCTGTAGTCGCAGGCCGAGCGGAAGGCCGTCGATGGGTGTGGCTTCGATGTCCGCCTCGGCCAGTTCGGTTCGCAACGCCGCCGCGCTAGCGCATCGCGGGTTGGCGTGCAGGTCGATCGGCGCTCGGGACTCGAGCGCCTGCGCGAGCGCTTCGGGATCGGCTGGCGCGAGCTCGTTCCACTGGGCGGCCGCGTCGGCAGTGAGATTGAAGCGGATATCGGTCGGCAGCTCCGGGAAGGGCGTGTTTCGGCGCTCGGCGAGGCGTGCCATGTCGTTTTCCCCGAGGCCCGCGCTTGCGGCAAGGACCGGGTCGAGCGCATCGGCCAGTAGCAGTGCGGCGGCCACCCGCATCGCCATGTCTGGCTGGTCGCGGTCGAGCAGCCAGTCGAGCACGCGCCGCTGTCGCAGGACGAACAGGGTCAGTTCACGGACCCGCTCGCGGTCGCGTTTTCCCATGCGCCGCTGGGTGGCGAGTTCGCGCTGCAGGACCCGATCGGCCGGCAGGCCCTCGCTGCCGATGCGCTCCAGTAACTCGGCGGCGAGTTGCAGCTGCGCCGGGAACGGGCGTCCGCGCGGCAGTGCCGGGGCGGGCCAGTCGTTTCCGGAAAGGGTTGAGGAATCGGGGGTCGGGTCGGACATGCCGTGGGCTCGTCGGTCGGTTGGCGGCGCTGGGGTCGAGCGTGGGGTCGCTGCCCTTTGGTAGTATCTCACGACCCATCAAGCGGTCCGGCTCCGGCCGGCCAGCGTCATTCCAAGGGAACCAGTTACATGAACACGCAAGCAAACGCGGCGGTCGACCTGCATTTCGAGGAGCGCGGCGGCGGGCTGCCGGTGATCATCATGCACGGCATGTTCGGCTCGCTCTCGAACTGGCGCGGTATCGCCCAGTCGTTGAGCGAGAATTACCGGGTGATCAACGTCGACCTGCGCAACCACGGTCGCTCCCCGCATGCGCCGGGCCTTGATTACGAGGCGATGAGCAATGACATCCTCGCCCTGATGGATCGACTCGGCATCGAGCGTGCCCACCTGATCGGCCACTCGCTCGGTGGCAAGCTCGGCATGGTGCTTGCCGACCGCCATCCCGAGCGCGTCGCGCGACTGGCGGTGGTCGACATCGCGCCGAAGTGGTATCCGCCCTGGCACCAGGACGTCTTCGAGGCGCTCGACGCGGTCGACCTGTCGACGCTCGAGTCGCGCGAGCAGGCGCGCCAGCAGATGGCGGCGCACGTGTTCGAGCCGGAGGTGCGCGCCTTCCTTGCTGCCAACCTCGAGCAGGTCGACGGGCAGTGGCGCTGGCGATTCAACCTGCCGGAGCTGAAGGCCGCCTACGAGCAGACTTCGGACATGCCGGCCCTCTCGGGTTTCTATCTCGGCCCGACTCTGTTCATCCGCGGGGCGCAGTCGGCCTACATCGAGGCGGCCGACGAGCCGCAGATCGGACGCGATTTCCCGCAGAGCTGCATCGCCACGTTGGAGCGGGCGCGCCACTGGCCGCACATCGAAGATACCGACGGCTTCCTCGACGCCGTGACCCGGTTCTTCGCCACCGGCTGCGAGGGGTTCCCTGCGCCGCGCGGTGCCTGACCGTCCGATTTGTAGGAAAATTCCTACACGACAAATCGAATATTCCTACGAAACTTTCGGCGATTTCGTCTACCCAGCCGCCGCCCGCCGGCGCATCATGTGTCCCGTGCTCGGAT
This genomic interval carries:
- a CDS encoding glutathione peroxidase, translated to MLENREGQKVPNVTFRTRQNHDWVNVTSDEIFKGKTVAVFSLPGAFTPTCSSSHVPRFNELAPVFKENGVDEIVCISVNDAFVMNEWAEDQDADRIRFLPDGNGDFTDGMGMLVDKDDLGFGKRSWRYSMVVKDGTIEKMFIEPEKPGDPYEVSDADTMLDWLAPNAKKPHSIMLFTRKGCPFCARAKGMLHDAGLEFDEIVVGDDVNLRALRAVAQTETVPQCYVDGQKVGGSEEVEAWLKQQGY
- the lysA gene encoding diaminopimelate decarboxylase, which produces MPQTDLPPFFSRTANGDLQIEQVTASAIVDQFGSPTYVYSRAAIESAFNALTDAFGERAHRICYAVKANSNIGILSVLARLGAGFDIVSYGELARVQAAGGDPAKTVFSGVGKSADEIRGALAAGIGCLNVESEAELRRIAEIASEMQRIAPISLRVNPDVDARTHPYISTGLKDNKFGIAIDEALPLYEWAHTQPSLEIVGIDCHIGSQLTDVSPFRDAAERVMKLAHRLAERGIELKHLDLGGGLGIRYTDENPPPAADWIEAIRSVVDADPLAHDLPIWIEPGRFIAGPAGALVTRVEYLKPGRHKSFAIIDAAMNDLMRPALYGSDMAIVSAGRGDGDRLEATWEIVGPICETGDFLGHDRPFELGEGDLLAVLGAGAYGFSMASNYNTRPRAAEVLVDGDTCHEIRRREPLESLWALEQVPPAE
- the lptM gene encoding LPS translocon maturation chaperone LptM, which codes for MSRLLPIPTLSRQLGAGLLLATLCLTGCGQKGPLYLPDEQPADKPAETDTSPTTTEQD
- a CDS encoding RsmB/NOP family class I SAM-dependent RNA methyltransferase, whose amino-acid sequence is MSDPTPDSSTLSGNDWPAPALPRGRPFPAQLQLAAELLERIGSEGLPADRVLQRELATQRRMGKRDRERVRELTLFVLRQRRVLDWLLDRDQPDMAMRVAAALLLADALDPVLAASAGLGENDMARLAERRNTPFPELPTDIRFNLTADAAAQWNELAPADPEALAQALESRAPIDLHANPRCASAAALRTELAEADIEATPIDGLPLGLRLQRPARLTRLPAFERGAFEIQDAGSQWVVRAVGAQAGDRILDLCAGAGGKSLGLLDETDGNLDLTACDLHADRLERLRARARRHGDLDLKLHAADATRPLPDALGQFDHVLIDAPCSGSGTWRRHPELRWAAIDWPDLATTQRQLLEQGAAVTRPGGRLIYATCSLWPAENEAVVADFLAGHPGWQAVIPGDIGLPDDAITRDGWVRLRPDRHGCDGFFIACLQAP
- a CDS encoding alpha/beta fold hydrolase, which encodes MNTQANAAVDLHFEERGGGLPVIIMHGMFGSLSNWRGIAQSLSENYRVINVDLRNHGRSPHAPGLDYEAMSNDILALMDRLGIERAHLIGHSLGGKLGMVLADRHPERVARLAVVDIAPKWYPPWHQDVFEALDAVDLSTLESREQARQQMAAHVFEPEVRAFLAANLEQVDGQWRWRFNLPELKAAYEQTSDMPALSGFYLGPTLFIRGAQSAYIEAADEPQIGRDFPQSCIATLERARHWPHIEDTDGFLDAVTRFFATGCEGFPAPRGA